The following are encoded together in the Bradymonas sediminis genome:
- a CDS encoding efflux RND transporter periplasmic adaptor subunit — translation MLGALLALPHLGCSTEDAAPQPTAQTPPLAIRVAPVLRRDLRHALSYIGTVHAQREVKILARIPGTLQWLADEGSKVAQGKPVAIVAADEMSAKIARVDAEVRRVGAERDLRCTTYERDQSLGDDDAIPKSKVDMSRSACDTATAALDAARASAREARVGNQKTRENAPMSGRVLQRLAEPGQNIMPGMPLLLFGGDATEIRVPVAQTDRALKIQPGTPVRVQFGPKLLDLSVSAVAPLAMGPGRTTEVRIHLPEDAPSSLQSGMAARVDFVLEEQMNTLAIPENALWEFGAKSAVFVVDAGSAREVAVEPGIREDGWVQVSADIAADAKVAVSNLDMLKDGARVFAVDSQSLDSVAGDEVLP, via the coding sequence TTGCTCGGCGCCCTTCTCGCCCTTCCACATCTGGGGTGCAGCACCGAAGACGCCGCGCCGCAGCCGACCGCCCAAACGCCACCGCTCGCGATTCGCGTCGCCCCTGTGTTGCGCCGCGACCTTCGCCATGCGCTCAGCTATATCGGCACCGTGCACGCCCAACGCGAGGTAAAGATCCTCGCGAGGATTCCCGGCACACTGCAGTGGCTCGCCGACGAGGGAAGTAAGGTCGCCCAGGGGAAACCCGTCGCGATCGTCGCTGCCGACGAAATGAGCGCAAAAATCGCGCGCGTCGACGCCGAAGTGCGCCGCGTGGGCGCCGAGCGCGACTTGCGCTGTACCACCTATGAGCGCGACCAAAGCCTTGGCGACGACGACGCCATCCCAAAGAGCAAGGTCGATATGAGCCGCAGCGCCTGCGACACCGCGACCGCCGCGCTCGATGCTGCGCGCGCGAGCGCACGTGAGGCGCGCGTCGGCAACCAGAAGACCCGCGAGAACGCGCCGATGAGCGGGCGAGTCCTGCAGCGATTGGCCGAGCCGGGGCAAAATATCATGCCGGGCATGCCGCTATTGCTCTTTGGCGGCGACGCAACCGAGATTCGGGTCCCGGTGGCACAAACCGACCGCGCCCTGAAGATCCAGCCGGGCACGCCGGTGCGCGTGCAATTTGGCCCCAAACTCCTGGACCTATCCGTCAGCGCGGTCGCCCCCCTGGCGATGGGCCCTGGGCGCACCACCGAGGTCCGCATTCACCTGCCAGAAGACGCTCCAAGCAGCCTTCAATCGGGCATGGCGGCCCGCGTCGATTTTGTGCTCGAGGAGCAAATGAACACGCTGGCGATCCCCGAAAACGCGCTCTGGGAATTCGGCGCAAAAAGCGCCGTCTTCGTCGTCGACGCCGGCAGCGCCCGCGAGGTCGCCGTCGAGCCGGGCATTCGAGAAGACGGCTGGGTCCAGGTGAGCGCGGATATCGCCGCAGATGCCAAGGTCGCCGTGAGCAACCTCGATATGCTTAAAGACGGCGCGCGCGTTTTCGCCGTCGACTCACAGTCGCTCGACTCAGTTGCCGGCGATGAGGTGCTGCCATGA
- a CDS encoding TetR/AcrR family transcriptional regulator gives MTKRKSSEERRHEIANAAIKIIGEKGLRKFTTAQIAEEVGIKDGTIFRHFKNKREILALVIDRIEEMLVATAFLPRGEPLERIEAFLTSRVATVASNPALLSLLLSDQIAHAAGDMGQRRISSLRNRGREFLRSSLQEAVDHGDLPADTDVESGVILINGMVLSILLAAKDEALDAPVKDVANRTWKTLLQLLKG, from the coding sequence ATGACGAAACGAAAAAGCAGCGAAGAAAGACGCCATGAGATCGCCAACGCGGCCATCAAGATCATCGGCGAGAAGGGGTTGCGAAAATTCACGACCGCCCAGATCGCCGAAGAGGTCGGCATCAAGGACGGCACGATCTTTCGCCACTTCAAAAACAAGCGCGAGATTCTGGCCCTAGTCATCGACCGCATCGAAGAGATGCTCGTGGCCACCGCCTTTTTGCCCAGGGGCGAACCGCTCGAGCGCATCGAGGCGTTCTTGACCAGCCGGGTGGCGACCGTCGCGTCGAACCCGGCGCTTCTATCGCTGCTGCTCTCCGACCAGATCGCCCACGCAGCCGGCGATATGGGCCAGCGACGCATCTCAAGCCTGCGCAATCGCGGGCGCGAGTTTCTGCGCTCCAGCCTCCAGGAGGCGGTCGATCACGGCGACTTGCCGGCTGACACTGACGTCGAGAGTGGCGTCATTTTGATCAACGGTATGGTCTTGAGCATTCTCTTGGCGGCCAAAGACGAGGCCCTCGACGCGCCGGTCAAAGACGTCGCGAACCGAACCTGGAAGACGCTTCTGCAATTATTAAAGGGGTAA
- the prfB gene encoding peptide chain release factor 2 (programmed frameshift), with translation MSNELRSKCDELDARLAELRRYLDLPQKQARLEELDAISQDPSFWDDSDRAQELMRERGDIDSLLGSMKAQQANIDDARVFIEMSDELGGDPEALEEAGAKLNQTEEAVLTLETRRMLGGELDGNNAIFSINAGAGGTESQDWASILMRMYMRYMEKKGFSVQIVDEQSGDEAGIKHVDFVVSGEFAYGYLKAEAGVHRLVRISPYDSASRRHTSFAAVSVAPEIDDDIEVDLKESDLRIDTYRASGAGGQHVNRTDSAVRMTHIPTGVVVQCQNERSQHKNRATAMKMMRARLYELELREREAAAAAQHSVQQDVAFGSQIRNYVLHPYKQVKDLRTGLTVGNAEGVLDGDLDPFVEAYLLMQGGMDDNDEADSN, from the exons ATGAGCAACGAATTGAGATCGAAATGCGACGAGTTGGACGCTCGTTTAGCAGAACTCCGGAGGTATCTT GACTTGCCTCAAAAGCAGGCACGTCTGGAGGAATTAGACGCCATCAGCCAGGACCCGTCGTTCTGGGATGACTCGGACCGCGCGCAGGAGTTAATGCGCGAGCGCGGCGATATTGACTCATTGCTGGGGTCGATGAAGGCCCAGCAAGCCAATATCGACGACGCGCGCGTCTTTATCGAGATGTCCGATGAGCTGGGCGGTGACCCCGAGGCCCTCGAAGAGGCCGGGGCAAAACTGAACCAGACCGAAGAGGCTGTGTTGACCCTGGAGACGCGCCGGATGCTCGGCGGTGAGCTCGACGGCAATAACGCGATCTTCTCGATCAACGCCGGCGCTGGCGGCACCGAGAGCCAGGATTGGGCCTCCATTCTGATGCGTATGTATATGCGCTATATGGAGAAAAAGGGGTTCTCGGTGCAGATCGTCGACGAGCAATCAGGCGACGAGGCCGGCATCAAGCACGTCGACTTCGTGGTCTCCGGCGAGTTCGCCTATGGGTATCTGAAGGCCGAGGCCGGCGTGCATCGTCTGGTGCGCATCAGCCCCTACGACAGCGCGAGTCGGCGCCACACCAGCTTCGCAGCGGTGTCGGTGGCTCCCGAGATTGACGACGATATCGAGGTCGACCTTAAAGAGTCGGATCTTCGCATCGACACCTACCGCGCATCGGGCGCCGGTGGACAGCACGTTAACCGTACCGATTCGGCCGTGCGTATGACCCATATTCCCACCGGCGTGGTGGTTCAGTGCCAGAACGAGCGTTCGCAGCACAAAAACCGCGCGACCGCCATGAAGATGATGCGCGCTCGCCTCTACGAGCTCGAGCTGCGCGAGCGCGAAGCCGCCGCCGCCGCGCAGCATTCTGTGCAGCAGGATGTCGCCTTCGGCAGCCAGATTCGCAACTATGTTCTGCACCCCTATAAGCAGGTCAAAGACCTGCGTACCGGGCTCACGGTCGGCAACGCCGAGGGCGTGTTGGACGGGGATCTTGACCCGTTCGTCGAGGCGTATCTGCTCATGCAGGGCGGAATGGACGATAACGACGAAGCCGACAGCAACTAG
- a CDS encoding ABC transporter permease, giving the protein MRYEHFIGLRYLMAKKRTQVVSIITLISICGVTLGVTAMIVVLSVMGGFKKDLKDKILGTKAHAVVTPAEGVDLLDPDAIAERIRAIDGVTGAEPFVQSDVMVSSSTNLSGVVLRGIHPKNIDAVSDLRADMVEGELEYLLDPKPLLDSLATERDKRIDEILKRVNGGRDELNDAKKALEQERKGVDPVENLIDELEEEGGLDADDAEMAGEDIMPPIFGDAPEDPFSDSEGSEDSMMPSIFGDPAEEAGDSGSGRTDASGYGEIPGLLIGPELAKSLQAELGTELNVVTPDGGIGPTGSMPRSRPFRVVGIFKTGMYEYDSNSAYTAFGDAQAFLNRAGASGIEVKTIDSEKAVAIADVIQARLGPTVEVLDWKEMNSSLFFALELEKIGMFVALLFIILVASFSIVAMLIMIVIEKGRDIAILKSMGVPDSGIRRIFIVQGLVIGAVGTGVGLLIGLAICWYLKVYGVPLNSEVYYISKLPVEINPTEILAVVLATLGISGAATIYPAYLASKLKPVDGLRYD; this is encoded by the coding sequence ATGCGCTATGAACATTTCATCGGCCTTCGCTATTTGATGGCCAAAAAACGCACCCAGGTCGTGTCGATCATTACGTTGATCTCGATCTGCGGTGTGACGCTGGGCGTGACGGCGATGATCGTCGTGCTCAGCGTGATGGGTGGCTTCAAAAAAGATCTTAAAGATAAGATCTTGGGCACCAAAGCGCATGCGGTCGTCACGCCCGCCGAGGGCGTCGACCTGCTCGACCCGGACGCAATTGCCGAGAGAATCCGCGCCATCGATGGTGTGACCGGGGCCGAGCCTTTTGTGCAATCCGACGTGATGGTCTCAAGCTCCACCAACCTCAGCGGGGTTGTGTTGCGCGGGATTCATCCCAAAAATATCGACGCGGTCAGCGACCTGCGCGCCGATATGGTTGAAGGAGAGCTTGAATATCTGCTGGACCCCAAGCCGCTTCTCGATTCGCTGGCCACGGAGCGAGACAAGCGCATCGACGAGATTCTCAAGCGCGTCAACGGCGGGCGAGATGAGCTCAACGACGCGAAAAAAGCGCTGGAACAGGAACGCAAGGGCGTCGACCCGGTCGAGAACCTCATCGATGAGCTCGAGGAGGAGGGCGGCTTGGACGCAGACGACGCCGAGATGGCCGGCGAGGATATCATGCCGCCCATCTTTGGTGATGCCCCCGAAGATCCGTTCTCGGACTCGGAGGGTTCCGAGGATTCGATGATGCCGTCGATCTTTGGCGACCCCGCCGAGGAAGCGGGCGACAGCGGCTCCGGGCGCACGGACGCCTCGGGCTACGGCGAAATCCCAGGGCTTTTGATCGGCCCCGAATTGGCCAAGAGCCTGCAGGCGGAGCTCGGCACCGAGCTCAACGTCGTCACGCCCGACGGCGGCATTGGCCCCACCGGCTCGATGCCGCGCAGCCGCCCGTTCCGCGTGGTCGGCATCTTCAAGACCGGCATGTACGAATACGACTCGAACTCGGCCTATACCGCGTTCGGCGACGCCCAGGCCTTTCTAAACCGCGCCGGCGCCTCGGGCATCGAGGTCAAGACCATCGACTCCGAGAAGGCCGTGGCGATCGCCGACGTGATTCAGGCGCGCCTGGGGCCGACGGTCGAAGTCCTGGATTGGAAGGAGATGAACTCCAGCCTCTTCTTTGCCCTGGAGCTCGAGAAGATCGGCATGTTTGTGGCGCTGCTTTTCATCATCCTGGTCGCCAGCTTCAGCATCGTCGCGATGCTCATCATGATCGTCATCGAGAAGGGCCGCGACATCGCGATTCTGAAATCAATGGGCGTCCCCGACAGCGGAATCCGCCGGATTTTCATCGTCCAGGGGCTGGTCATCGGCGCAGTCGGTACCGGCGTGGGGCTGCTCATCGGGCTGGCCATCTGCTGGTATTTGAAAGTCTACGGCGTGCCGCTGAACTCGGAAGTCTATTATATCTCCAAATTACCGGTCGAGATTAACCCGACCGAAATTCTGGCGGTGGTCCTGGCCACGCTTGGCATCAGCGGCGCCGCCACCATCTATCCGGCTTATCTGGCCTCTAAACTCAAACCGGTCGACGGATTACGTTATGACTGA
- the bamA gene encoding outer membrane protein assembly factor BamA, with protein sequence MGIFMLIAMGFSSSVSAQSLPGGVGEPTDPRAKGINAREQAKLESYRPVGDATVPKGKAGREGQTIDVIQVVGNVRVESESVLHKATSAVGQPLDLGRISKDIQSIHGLGYFNDVQVDATTTDDGQLVVSYIVSEKPAIAEIRYEGNEELDLEDIGEVVDLKRFAILDIAKVKNNAEKIRELYASKGYYLAEVDYKLSHKEGREDLSIVTFEINEFAKVEVKKVTFLGNENLGDDELSAIMATREGSFLSFLSEMGTFKEKEFEADLQRITAFYYNHGFVEVSVNMPSIRLSRDKRYLYITIRIDEGDQYSVGNVDVEGDLLSERDELMDLVSLETDAVFNYGQMRQDIESLSNLYRNAGYAYVNITPLTRMDSTNHTVDLSYDIKQGAQVYFGRIEIVGNQKTRDYVIRRELRIEEGELYSAAKMRASEARVGRLGYFDKVEITTQPGERPDLINARIEVNETRTGTFQVGAGFSSTESFIANAQISQANLLGRGQNLSLQFQLSSIRTLFNIKFTEPWLLGTRWNSSVNLYNFEYAFQDFIRTSTGGDLTFGYPLSEVFDLNLDGDLVASLTYKLENVDIQPGGRNGSRGGAESSTLFQGGFTSSVRGGLFYDNRDNVRFPTSGQFHSGKVEFADRLVTLSQNEYLKFDFETRWYFPIVWDFVLRLQGELGYVMNPDPKGTVPLFERYFVGGPSTVRGFERYTLGPIREVASNSSDPGSSLDEFRVGGNKSLVFTAEVEFPIFTAAGIKGVVFADMGNSFDNDQKFSLVPDLLADPINDYEDALRTSAGFGIRWLSPIAPLRFEWGFPLSRLRGEQPMVFEFSIANAF encoded by the coding sequence TTGGGCATTTTTATGCTCATCGCCATGGGGTTCTCTTCTTCGGTCTCCGCTCAATCGCTCCCCGGAGGGGTGGGCGAGCCCACGGACCCACGCGCCAAGGGCATCAACGCACGCGAGCAGGCGAAGCTTGAGAGCTATCGCCCGGTTGGTGACGCGACGGTGCCCAAGGGCAAGGCCGGGCGCGAGGGCCAGACCATCGACGTCATCCAGGTCGTGGGCAACGTTCGGGTTGAGTCCGAGTCGGTGCTCCATAAGGCGACCAGCGCCGTCGGCCAGCCGCTGGATCTTGGGCGCATCTCCAAAGATATCCAATCCATCCACGGATTGGGGTATTTTAACGACGTGCAGGTCGACGCGACCACCACCGACGACGGCCAGCTTGTCGTCTCCTATATCGTCTCCGAGAAGCCGGCGATCGCCGAGATTCGCTACGAGGGCAACGAGGAGCTCGACCTCGAGGATATCGGCGAGGTCGTCGACCTTAAGCGCTTCGCCATCCTCGACATCGCGAAGGTCAAGAATAACGCCGAGAAGATCCGCGAGCTCTATGCCTCCAAGGGCTATTATCTGGCGGAAGTCGACTATAAGCTCAGCCACAAAGAGGGGCGCGAAGACCTGTCGATCGTGACCTTCGAGATCAATGAATTTGCCAAGGTTGAGGTCAAGAAAGTGACCTTCCTGGGCAATGAGAATCTGGGCGACGACGAATTGAGCGCGATTATGGCCACGCGAGAGGGATCGTTTTTGTCCTTCTTAAGCGAAATGGGCACCTTCAAGGAAAAGGAGTTCGAGGCCGACCTTCAGCGCATCACCGCCTTTTATTACAACCACGGTTTCGTCGAGGTCAGCGTTAATATGCCCTCGATTCGCCTGTCTCGCGACAAGCGCTACCTCTATATCACCATCCGCATCGATGAGGGCGACCAGTATTCGGTGGGGAATGTGGACGTGGAGGGCGACCTGCTCAGCGAGCGCGACGAGCTGATGGACCTGGTCTCGTTGGAGACCGACGCGGTCTTTAATTACGGCCAGATGCGCCAGGATATCGAGAGCCTGAGCAATCTGTACCGCAACGCCGGCTACGCCTACGTCAATATCACGCCGCTGACGCGCATGGATTCGACGAACCATACCGTCGACTTGAGCTACGATATCAAGCAGGGCGCGCAGGTCTATTTCGGGCGTATCGAGATCGTCGGCAACCAGAAGACCCGCGATTATGTCATTCGTCGTGAGTTGCGGATCGAGGAGGGCGAGCTCTATTCGGCCGCCAAGATGCGCGCCAGTGAAGCGCGGGTCGGGCGCCTGGGGTATTTCGACAAGGTCGAGATTACCACCCAGCCCGGCGAGCGCCCGGACCTGATTAACGCGCGCATCGAGGTCAACGAGACCCGCACCGGCACCTTCCAGGTCGGCGCCGGTTTCTCGAGCACCGAGAGCTTTATCGCCAACGCCCAGATCTCCCAGGCGAACCTTCTGGGGCGCGGTCAAAACCTGTCGCTCCAATTCCAACTCTCGAGCATCCGCACGCTCTTTAATATCAAATTCACCGAGCCCTGGCTGCTCGGAACGCGGTGGAATTCCTCGGTTAACCTCTATAATTTTGAGTACGCATTCCAGGACTTTATCCGCACCTCGACCGGTGGCGACCTGACCTTTGGGTATCCGCTCTCGGAGGTCTTTGACCTGAACCTCGACGGTGATCTGGTCGCGTCGCTGACCTATAAATTGGAGAATGTCGACATTCAGCCTGGCGGGCGTAATGGCTCGCGCGGTGGCGCGGAGTCGAGCACGCTCTTCCAGGGCGGCTTTACCAGCAGCGTGCGCGGCGGACTCTTTTACGACAACCGCGATAACGTGCGCTTTCCGACCTCCGGGCAATTTCATTCCGGCAAGGTGGAATTTGCGGACCGCCTGGTCACGTTAAGTCAAAACGAATACCTGAAGTTCGACTTCGAGACGCGTTGGTATTTCCCGATCGTGTGGGACTTTGTCTTAAGGCTTCAGGGTGAGTTGGGCTACGTGATGAACCCGGACCCCAAGGGAACGGTCCCGCTCTTTGAGCGTTATTTCGTCGGCGGACCGAGCACCGTGCGCGGTTTTGAGCGCTATACGCTCGGGCCGATTCGGGAGGTCGCCTCGAATTCGAGCGACCCCGGTTCCTCTTTGGACGAGTTCCGTGTCGGCGGCAATAAGAGCCTGGTGTTTACGGCTGAGGTCGAGTTCCCGATCTTCACGGCCGCCGGCATCAAAGGTGTTGTCTTCGCAGATATGGGCAACTCCTTTGATAATGACCAGAAATTTTCCCTGGTCCCGGACCTGCTCGCCGACCCGATTAACGACTATGAGGACGCGCTTCGCACGTCGGCTGGCTTCGGGATTCGATGGTTGAGCCCGATCGCTCCACTTCGTTTTGAATGGGGCTTCCCTTTGTCGCGTCTACGTGGAGAGCAGCCGATGGTCTTCGAGTTTAGTATCGCCAACGCGTTCTAA
- a CDS encoding OmpH family outer membrane protein — MFAQSKSNRSYLHYLLQMALGLVLVLGVTAMSAPAFAAGPKIGYVDLQRALSEVAEGKAAKKRLKKDFDAKQKKLTDKQNSVKKLKDSLEAGAAMMTDDAKRQKAMELQQKMAELQQLYMEMQRDLAQKEGEATQKIFKKMEKVLRGIATEKGYDLILEKSESSVLYAKDSMDLTNELIKRYDK; from the coding sequence ATGTTCGCTCAATCTAAAAGCAATCGCTCGTATCTTCACTATCTCCTCCAAATGGCGCTCGGCCTGGTGCTGGTGCTCGGCGTGACCGCCATGAGCGCGCCGGCCTTCGCCGCTGGACCTAAGATCGGCTATGTTGACCTGCAGCGCGCGCTCTCCGAGGTCGCCGAGGGAAAGGCCGCCAAGAAGCGGCTGAAGAAGGACTTTGACGCCAAACAAAAGAAGCTGACCGACAAGCAGAATAGCGTCAAAAAGCTCAAGGACTCGCTTGAGGCCGGCGCCGCCATGATGACCGACGACGCCAAGCGTCAGAAGGCCATGGAGCTGCAGCAGAAGATGGCCGAGTTGCAGCAGCTCTATATGGAGATGCAGCGCGACCTGGCGCAAAAAGAGGGCGAAGCGACGCAGAAGATCTTCAAAAAGATGGAGAAAGTTCTGCGTGGCATCGCCACCGAAAAGGGCTATGATCTCATCCTTGAGAAGAGCGAGTCCTCGGTGCTCTACGCCAAAGACTCGATGGACCTGACCAACGAATTAATCAAACGGTACGATAAATAA